The genomic DNA CTGCATTCAATAAGAAACTTGTTGGAAAATATCCATATGATCCAAAGAAGGCAAAACAGATACTCGAAGATGCTGGATATACTTGGGATGCACAGGGTAATCTCATCAATCCTGATGGTAAGAAGGTCGTGATTGATATTGAAGGACCTGCAGGATATGCAGTAAGAGAACAAGAGATAGAGTTCATGGCAAAATACTGGAAGGATAATCTTGGAGTCACTGTAAATTATGTTCCAAAGAACTGGGGACCAATGATTGATGATTGGATTCACGGAACATTCCAAGGTGCTCTGTTTGCATGGGGTGCAGATCCAGCAGATATTATTCCTCTCACACTTTATCACACCGAGCAAATTCCAACAGAGGAAAATGGATGGGCAGGTCAGAACTTTACAAGATACAGGAATCCAACTGTAGATAAATTATTAGATGAGGGAGAAGCAACTCTTGATCCAGAAAAGAGAATTGAAATTTCAAAGAAGATACAGGAGATTATTTATGATGATTTACCAGAGTTGTATCTCAATATGCACGTAGCTGTTTGTGTGATTAAAAAAGGACTTGTCGGATTTGACTTCCCAGTGAGTGCTGTAACTCCAAGCACATGGAATGTTGATTACTGGTATTGGGAAGGATAGTTTAGGTTAGGTTTATTTTTTCTTAAAGGGGGAGAAATTCTCCCCCTTTATTTTACAAATAAATTGGAGGAATGAGATGAAAAATTATTTAATTAGAAGACTTCTTCAATTTATCCCAGTTCTTATAGGAATAGCATTTATAAGTTTCTTTTTAGTCTCTCAACTGGGAGATCCGTTTGCTCAGCTCGTAATAAACCCTCATGTTAGACCCGAAGATATAGCAAGGCTTAAACACATATGGCATTGGGATCAGCCACTTATAATTAGATTTTTCTACTGGCTAAAAGAATTTTTCTTCCCACAAACTGGATGGGGACTTACAACACTTGCTCCTGGAAGAACGGCACTTGAACTTATAAAAGAGAGAATTCCAGTTACAATAGCATTTTCTTCAGGTTCCTTAATTTTAGCAGTTCTACTTTCCATCCCACTTGGTGTTTATTCTGCACTACATCAATATACATGGGTTGACAACTTTCTAACTTTCTTTGCATTTTTTGGAATGTCAATGCCTACATTCTGGTTTGGTTTAATGCTGATGTATCTTTTTGCAGTAAAGTTTCCCATTTTTCCAGCCGCTGGGGTCCATGAAGCTTTTCTAATTTATCATGGGATGCCAATTTCCTTCTCAGAAGCCCCTTTCTGGTTGAGATTCTTAGACTATATTAAACATTTAACTCTTCCTATAATTGTGCTTACTCTTTTTCAGGTTGGCTCATGGCTCAGATATATGAGATCCTCAATGCTTGAGGTTATTAGACAGGATTATGTGAGGACTGCAAGAGCAAAAGGACTCCCTGAGAGAGTTGTTATATATAAACATGCTTTCAGAAATGCAGTTATACCTATAATAACTCTTATAGGTTTGTCGTTCCCTGCTCTTATAGGTGGTGCCATGATAACAGAGACAGTTTTCTCTATTGATGGAATTGGAAGACTTACCTATAAAGCTATAATGCAGCAGGATATATTTGTTGCAATGGCTATAATTATGATAGATGCAATTCTTGTCGTCGTTGGAAATCTCATCGCAGATATACTCTATGCCGTAATAGATCCAAGAATTAGATACACATAATGGGAGGTTCATATGAGTGTTACTGAAACTGCATTAAGAGAGGAAAAAATAGAAGTTCATGGTTATTGGTATTATGTTTTTAGAAGATTGAGGAAACATAAAATAGCAATGATAAGCCTTGTTGTGCTTATCATTATTATACTTTCAGCAGTTTTTGCACCCTATTTATCCTTGGGAAATGACCCTTACACCTATATAGAGTCTGTTCCTTGGTCTACCAGAGTGGAGTTGGCTCCTCCTGGACCAGGGCATCCATTGGGGCTTGATCAAATGGGAAGAGATGCGTGGGCAAGACTTCTTTATGGAGGAAGAGTCTCTCTTACCGTAGGTTTAAGTGCAAGTATCTTATCGGCGATTATAGGTTTGATTCTTGGATTGATCTCTGGTTACTCTGGGAGATTAACTGATACTTTAATAATGAGATTTACAGATATGATGCTTTCCATTCCGGTTTTACCTTTGATGGTTGTTCTTAATGCTATAATTAGAGGATCAGTTTTTACAATAATTCTTATTATCACGGTATTTGGTTGGATGGGGGTAGCTCGTCTTGTAAGAGGACAGGTTCTATCTTTAAAAGAGCAAGAATTTATAGAGGCAGCGAGAGCTATAGGTGCAAGTCCTTTAAGGATAATGATTAGACATCTTCTGCCAAATGTTATGGCTCCTGTTATAGTTGCTTCTACTCTTGCAATAAGTGGAAATATAATCTACGAAGCTACATTAAGTTTTTTAGGTTTAGGGATTAGACAACCGACTCCTTCCTGGGGAAATATGCTTAATGGTGCACAAACATTTATGCTCTCTGCACCATGGCTTGTATGGTGGCCCGGTCTTGCCATATTTATAACAACTCTCTCTTTTAACTTCCTTGGTGATGGGTTGAGGGATGCCCTTGATCCAAGACTTAAGATATAAGGAGTAAATCATGGAAAAAGACATACTTTTAGAAACAAAAGATTTGACAACTTACTTCTATACAGATGATGGAGTTGTAAGGGCAGTTGAAGGAGTTGATTTAAAGATTAGAGTTGGTGAAACTCTTGGCCTTGTGGGTGAATCTGGCTGTGGAAAATCTGTTACATCCCTTTCTATAATGAGACTTGTTCCATGGCCCCCTGGAAAGATTGTTAAAGGAGAGGTCTGGTTTAAAGGAGAGGATCTACTTAAGAAGACAGAAGAGGAGATGAGAAGAGTCAGAGGGAGTCAGATCTCCATGATCTTTCAGGAGCCGATGACCTCCCTTAATCCAGTATTTACTGTTGGCTTTCAGGTGATGGAGGCAATTCTCGTACATCAGGATGTTACTGAAGAGGAGGCGAAGAAAAAAGCCATTGAGATGTTGGATCTTGTTGGAATACCTGATCCAGAAAAGAGATTCTACAACTATCCACACCAGATGTCAGGAGGAATGAGACAGAGAGTTATGATTGCTATGGCTCTTTCATGTAATCCTGATCTTCTTATATCAGATGAGGCAACAACTGCCCTTGATGTTACAATTCAAGCTCAGATTCTTGAACTTATGAAGGATTTAAAGAAGAAAATAGGAATGGCAATCCTAATGATAACCCATAACCTTGCAGTAATTGCAGAAATGGC from Caldisericia bacterium includes the following:
- a CDS encoding ABC transporter permease; this encodes MKNYLIRRLLQFIPVLIGIAFISFFLVSQLGDPFAQLVINPHVRPEDIARLKHIWHWDQPLIIRFFYWLKEFFFPQTGWGLTTLAPGRTALELIKERIPVTIAFSSGSLILAVLLSIPLGVYSALHQYTWVDNFLTFFAFFGMSMPTFWFGLMLMYLFAVKFPIFPAAGVHEAFLIYHGMPISFSEAPFWLRFLDYIKHLTLPIIVLTLFQVGSWLRYMRSSMLEVIRQDYVRTARAKGLPERVVIYKHAFRNAVIPIITLIGLSFPALIGGAMITETVFSIDGIGRLTYKAIMQQDIFVAMAIIMIDAILVVVGNLIADILYAVIDPRIRYT
- a CDS encoding ABC transporter permease, which encodes MSVTETALREEKIEVHGYWYYVFRRLRKHKIAMISLVVLIIIILSAVFAPYLSLGNDPYTYIESVPWSTRVELAPPGPGHPLGLDQMGRDAWARLLYGGRVSLTVGLSASILSAIIGLILGLISGYSGRLTDTLIMRFTDMMLSIPVLPLMVVLNAIIRGSVFTIILIITVFGWMGVARLVRGQVLSLKEQEFIEAARAIGASPLRIMIRHLLPNVMAPVIVASTLAISGNIIYEATLSFLGLGIRQPTPSWGNMLNGAQTFMLSAPWLVWWPGLAIFITTLSFNFLGDGLRDALDPRLKI
- a CDS encoding ABC transporter ATP-binding protein is translated as MEKDILLETKDLTTYFYTDDGVVRAVEGVDLKIRVGETLGLVGESGCGKSVTSLSIMRLVPWPPGKIVKGEVWFKGEDLLKKTEEEMRRVRGSQISMIFQEPMTSLNPVFTVGFQVMEAILVHQDVTEEEAKKKAIEMLDLVGIPDPEKRFYNYPHQMSGGMRQRVMIAMALSCNPDLLISDEATTALDVTIQAQILELMKDLKKKIGMAILMITHNLAVIAEMADSIAVMYTGRIVEYSDVKTIFKNPQHPYTYGLLHSIPLVTKPRKPGERLATIEGVVPNPYHMPKGCKFHPRCPYSTKKCREEEPPLEEISPGHWVRCWNYLKPGEGV